The segment TCGAGCGCACCCACTCCACCGGCGCGCCGTCCGCGTCGAAGGAGTGCCGGGACAGCTGCAGCATCGGCAGGCCCAGGTCGGAGCCGAGCAGGCCGGCCTCGCGCGGGTTGGCGAGGGTGGTCTCGATGGTCTCCTCGGCCTCGGCGACCGTCACCCCGTAGACCTCGCGCAGCGCCGTGTAGAGCGAGTTGTGCTTGGCCAGGTTGCGGCGGAGCGCCGGGAAGCGCTTGGCGGACAGGTGGGCGACCTCGATCGCCATCGGGTCGCCGTTGGCCAGCCGCAGGCGCTCGATCCGCAGCACCCGGCCGCCGGGCTTGATGTCCAGCAGCGGGGCCAGCCGCTCGTCGGCGGAGATGTAGGCGACCTCGACCAGCCGGGAGGTCGGCTCCAGGCCCTGGGCGCGCATGTCCTCGGTGTACGAGGTGAGCTGGAGGGCCTGGGCGACCTTCGGCTTGGCGACGAAGGTGCCCTTGCCCTGGATGCGCTCCAGCCGGCCCTCGACGACCAGCTCCTGCAGGGCCTGCCGGACGGTGGTGCGCGAGGTGTCGAACTGGGCGGCCAGCGCGCGCTCCGGCGGGACCGGCGTGCCGGCCGGCTGGGTCTCGGTCAGCTGCAGCAGGTGCCGCTTGAGGCCGTAGTACTTGGGGACCCGGGCCGTGGCGGTGGCAGGGCCGGTCTGGGTCGGCACGGTGGAGCCTTCGGCGAGCGCCGCCGCCGTGTCCCTGTCGCCACTCATGGCAGCTCTCACTCCTCGTTGGAGGCGGTCCCTTAACGGACCCCTAAGTCCTATGTAACAGCACATGTTTGCACGCACGGGGGGACAACCGTGAGCCCCCGGCCGCATTCGCCGCCGCCGGACGGCCCGCGGACCGGTCGGCGGCGGCCCCGGAGCCCGGCCGAGCGGCCCGGACCCGCCGCCGGACGCACGACGGGCCCGGGACCGGCGCAGGGCGCCCGTCCCGGGCCCGTCCCGAGTGTCTCAGCCGGCCTGGGCGGCCGTCACCGCGAGCCCCGCGAGGGCCTCCGCGGCCGCGATCGCGCAGACCCGCGACCCGCCGTAGGTGGCCAGCGTGGTCACCCCGCTCGGGGCGAACAGCTCGGCGACCCCGTGGGCGGTGCCGGTCTCCACCAGCACCGCGTCCGGCCGGTGCTCGACCAGGGCCAGCGCGGCCCGGCGCATCCACGGGTGCCGGTGCACGTCGCGCACCACCAGCACCAGCGGACGGCCGACCGCCGCGCCGAGCAGCGGGGCGGTGTCGATCTCGGCGTCCTCGGCGGCCACCTCGACGTGCAGCAGGCCGGAGCCCTCGGTCACGGTCGCGGGCGGCGCGACCCGGCTGGAGGTGGTGCCCGGCACCAGCTCGCCCAGCGGGCTCGCCACGCCCCACGGGGTCTCGTCGCCGGCCGCGATGTTCGCGCCCGGGGAGAACTCCACCACGTGCGGGACGCCGCCCAGCGGGCGGAGCTCGCCGGTGATCCGCAGCGCCCGGCGGGCGGCGGTCAGGCCGACGCCGACCTCGGCCTGCTGCCCGACCTGGGAGGCCCGGACACCGGCCGACCAGCGGGCCACGGCCCGGTTGCGCTCGGCCGCCTCGTGCAGGCGGTCGGCCGACAGCCGGCCCTCGCGGACCGCCCAGACCAGCGCGTCGCGCAGGTAGACGAAGGCGTCCTCGTCGTGCAGGCCGCCGCCGACGCAGATGGTGTCGGCGCCGGCCGCGATGGCCCGCACCGAGCCGGCCGCGACGCCGTGGGTGCCGGAGATGGCGCCCATCTCGATGCCGTCGGTGACGATCAGCCCGTCGAAGCCGAGCTCCTCGCGGAGCAGGCCGGTCAGGATCCGCTGCGACATGGTCGCGGGGAGCTGGGCGTCGTAGGCGTCGAACAGGATGTGCGCCGTCATGATGCTCTTCACGCCGGCCGCGATGGCGGCGCGGAACGGCAGCAGGTGCTCGGCGAACTGGTCCAGCGCGAGGTCGATCCGCGGCAGCCCGAGGTGCGAGTCGCCGGCCGTGTCGCCGTGGCCGGGGAAGTGCTTGGCGCAGGCCGCCACGCCGGCCGACTGCAGGCCGCGGACGTACGCCGCGGTGTGCCGGGCGGCCAGGTCGCCGTCGCCGCCGAAGGACCGGACGCCGATCACCGGGTTGTCCGGGTTGGAGTTGACGTCCGCGTCCGGCGCGTAGTTCAGGTTCACGCCGACGCTGGACAGGTCGAACCCGATCGAGCGGGCGACCCGCTCGGTGAGGTCGGTGTCGTCGACCTCACCGAGCGCCAGGTTGCCCGGGTAGGAGGAGCCGCTGACCACCTCGAGGCGGGTGACGTCGCCGCCCTCCTCGTCGGTGGCGACCAGCAGGTCCCCGTTGAGCGCGTACAGCTCCGAGGTCAGCGCGGCGACCTGCTGCGGGGTGCGGATGTTGCGGCCGAACAGGGCGACGCCGCCGAGCTCGCCGTCGCCCAGTCTGCGACGCAGCCACTCGGGCGCGGTCAGACCGGCGAAGCCGGGCTGCAGGACCGCTCCGGCGTCGCGGAGGAGATCGGCGCTTTCCGTACCGGGCATCGCCTTGTTTCCTTCCCTGGAGGTGGAGGTGTTTCAGGTGCGGTGGGGGTGAGGAAGGGGGCTTAGCCCTTGACCGCACCGGCGGTGAGACCCGCCGACACCTTCTTCTGGAAGAACACGAACAGGATGATCACGGGCAGCGAGACGAGCAGGCCGCCGGCCATCTGCGAGCCGTAGTCGGCGGCGCGGGTCGGGGTCGACGAGTAGAACGTCAGCCAGATCATCGAGGTCTTCGTGCCGGCGGTGTTCAGCAGGGTGCTGGCGACCACGAACTCGTTCCACGCCTGGATCCAGCTGTACACCGCGGTGGTGACCAGGCCGGGCAGGGTGAGCGGCAGGATGACGCGGAAGAACGCGCCCCACTGGGTGCAGCCGTCGACCATCGCGGCCTCGTCCAGCTCCGCCGGGATGTTCACGATGAAGGAACGCAGCGTCCAGATCACGTACGGGACGGTGAAGACCAGGTAGGCGAGGATCACACCGACCAGCGAGCCGGTCATGCCGGCGCTGTTCATCACGACGAACAGGGGGATCAGGATCGCCATCAGCGGCACCATCTGGACCACCAGCATGGTGACGATGAAGAAGCTGCGGCCGCGGAAGTTGAACCGGGCCACGGCCACGGCGGCGAGGAAGCCGACCGCGACACCCAGGACCACCGCACCGAGGGTGAGGATCAGGGTGTTCTGCAGGGCCGGCAGGAAGTCCTTGTCGTCGAAGATCGTCTTGTAGCTGTCGAAGGACAGCGAGGACGGCCAGAACGTCGGGTCCTGTGAGATCAGGTCCTTGTTGGTCTTGAAGGTGGTCAGGACCATCCAGTAGATGGGGAAGGCCATCACGACCGCGATCAGCAGGGCGATGGTGTTCCAGACCCAGGTCATCGCGCCGCTGCGGCCGACCTCGGTCTCCTTGGACTTCTTCGGCTTCTTGACCGGAGGGAGGGCGGACTGCTGCGCCTCGGGAGCGGTGGGAAGGACGTCGGTCATCGCTCGTTGGCTCCGATCTTGAGCATCTGGCGGATGTAGAACACGAGCACCGCCAGCATCATGAGGATCATGACGATCGAGATCACCGAGGCCTCGCTGTACCGGGAGGACACGATGCCCTGCTGGTACAGGTAGGTGCCGATGGTCCGGTAGCCCGGCTCGGGGGCGGCGTTGCGCAGCGAGTAGATCTGGGCGAAGACCTGGAAGTCCCAGATGAAGCTCAGTGCGGCGCTGATCATCAGGAAGGGCCGGATGACCGGGATGGTCACGTGCCGGAAGGCCTGGAAGGGGTTGGCGCCGTCGAGCTTGGCGGCCTCCATCAGCTCCTTGGGCACCTGGGTGAGCGCGGCGTACAGGCCCAGGACGAGGAACGGCAGGGCGCCCCAGATGATGACGGCGGCACCGACCACGTAGAGGCCGACCGTCGGGTCGGCGAACCAGTCGTAGTGCTTCCAGGTCTCGTCGCCGGTGATCAGGAAGGCGATGTAGTCGACCACGCCGCCGTTGGACGAGAACAGCCAGCGGAAGATCTGGCCGTTGACCAGCGCCGGGATCGCCCAGACGAACATCATCACGGTGATGACGGTGACCCGGACCCAGTTGGAGACCCGGTTGAGCAGCAGCGCGATCAGCATGCTGAGCGCCATCGAGATGAAGACCAGCTCCGCGGTGAAGTAGATCGAGCGGAGCACGACCTCCCAGAACGCGTTGTCGCTCAGCACCCGGGTGAACCCGTCGAAGCCGATGTACTCGGCCCGCTCCGGGTGCGCCAGCAGGGCGTAGCGGTTGACGTTCTGGAACGCCAGGTCGATCAGGCGGTACACCGGGTACGCCAGAACGCCCACGAGCGCGAGCACCGCGGGCAGCAGGAGGGTGTAGGGAATGTACTGGCCGGCCGCGAAGACGCCGCGCCGCTGCGGCTTCTTCACCGGGGCAGGCCCCTGGCTCTCGGACCGCGTCACGGTCTCGTTGGTGGTCACACTCATCAGGGTCCTTCCCGGGCCCGCGGATCTGGTCGGTCCTGGCGCACGGGTAGGCAGTCCGCGCGTTCGCGGACTGCCCACCCCCTAACCTGCGCTCAGTGCGGTGGTCCGTCCGGGGAGATCCGACGGAACTCCCCGGGCCGACCTGCGGTTCATTCCGGCTGTCAGCCGTTCAGGCTCTTGAGGACGCCGTCCTCGGCCTTCTTGAGCTCGGCCGCCGGGTCGCCACCGGCCGCGATCGCGCCGAAGGCGTCCTTCAGAGCGGTCTCGTTGGTGCCGGACCACAGCGGGGAGTTCGGGATGAACCAGGTCTTGCCCTCGGCGGCGGCACCGGCGGCCTCGTTGGCCGGAGCGGCCTGCTTGTAGACCGAGACCAGGTTCTTCGCGTTCGGGATCGCGTGCTTGGCCAGCGCGGTCTGCTGCGCGGTGTTGGTGAAGATCTGCAGGAAGGTCGCGCCCAGGCCGGCGTTCTTCGCGCTGGACGGGACGCCCAGGACCGAACCGCCGAGGAAGGCCGGGGTCGGGTCGCCGGCGGCGGCACCCGGGAGGGCGATGGTGGCGAGCTTGTCCTTCAGCGCCGGGTTGCCGGACTTCTCGTCGACGACCGAGCCGACCTCCCAGCCGTTGCCGACGATGGCGGCGATGTTGCCCTTCGCCATCAGCGCGTCCTGGTCGGTCTCGTCGGAGGTGGTGCCGCCGACCGAGAAGTCCTTCTGCAGCTTGTTCCAGGTGGAGATGCCCTCGACGAACTTCGGGTCGGTGAGGGTGCTGGTCCACTTCTCGCCGGACTTCTTGGCGATGACGTCCTTGACACCGAAAGAGCCGGCGCCGAAGGAGGTGGCGGTGTACCAGTTCTTGCCCGGGAGGTACAGGGCGGAGAAGTTCGGGGTGCCGGCGTTGGCGGCCTTGACCTTGGTCAGGGCGTCGTTCAGCTCGGCCAGGGTGGTCGGGGCCTTGGTCACACCGGCGGCCTCGAAGAGGTCCTTGCGGTAGATCATGACGCGGGCGCCGGCGTAGTACGGGACGGCGTAGGTCTTGGAGCCGTCGGCGGACTGGCCGGCCGCGGCCAGCGAGTCCAGCCACTTGTCCGAGTTGTCGAACTTGCTCTTGACCGAGGTGAGGTCGACGAACGAGTCGGCGTCGAAGTACTTGGCACCCTGGGTGTTGCCGAGCTCGATGGCGTCGGGGGCGTTGCCGGAGAGCAGGGCGGTGTCGAGCTTGGTGGTGTAGTTCGACCAGGTCTGCCACTGGATGTCGACGTCGGCGCCGGTCTTCTGCTTGAACTCGGCCTTCGCGGCCTCGACCACGTCGTTCCACTGCTTCTGGGCGTCGTCCATCAGCCAGACGGTGATCTTCTTGCCCTTGCCGTCCGTGCTGAGGACCTCGCCCTTCGACTTGCCGTCGGAAGAAGCAGACGAGGAGCAAGCCGAGGCGACGAGCACAGTGGCGATAGCGGCCACGGCTGCGATCTTGCGGTTCAAACCATCCTCCAGAGGGATGAGCAAGGTAAGGCACCGGGCTGCTTGGCCGACCGGCCGGGAGCTGCGTTGTGCCGTAAGGGGGGAACGTCACCGGGTCACACGAGTACGAACCGCCGGGGCCGGCGGGCCGATCCGTGAGGTGGAGTAGACCATTGGTTTAGACCAACGCCTGGAGGTTGGCATGGACCAATGACGAGCGTCAAGGGTTCAAAGAGCGGTTGCACAAGCCGTTATCAACGCTTGACTCGGCCGTGTTGGACTGGACCAACGCGGGGAGGAATCGGCACCTATCCGGACACTTGGACGGCCGGACCGCGTGGCGGCCGTTCGGCACGCGGCACATCTGTGGGTTCATGTCAAGTACGCCCCGCAGGACGGGGGCGGCACGGGGGGCGGCAAGGGTGCGGCACGGGTGCGGGCCCCGGGGCGGCACCGGGCCGCCGTCGGCGGGCGCGGGGTGGACCACCGCCGGGGCCGGCGCGGGCGGCGGCCGAAAGCCGCGGGCCGGGCCGCTAATCGCCCCGGCCTAATGGACCGGGCGAATACCGGCCGCCGGGCCCGCCCCGGCTTTCCCGCCCCGGCCGCCAATACCGGGCCGGGAATCACCGCCCGGACTTCCGCGGATTTCCCGGGATCCGGGCGTTCCCGCCGCCCGGTGCGGGGCGCGCGCCCCGCGCTTTCCGCCGCCCCGGCCGCGCGCCGGCCGTGCGCCGGGCCCGGCCCGGGGCGGGGCGGCCGGGACGCTGACGACGGCGCGCGCGCGAGGGACCGGAGCGGCCGGGCGGGCGCCGTCGCAGGTCGGGCGGCCGGGCGGGGCTCCGGCGGCCGGCGGCGGGGCGGCGCGGATCCCGGCCGGGAGGGAAGTCGTGCGTACTCGACCACCGGCGGCCCGGGCCGGCCGGCCCGGCGGGGGAGGGCTCCGGCGCCCCCGGCGGCCGGTCCGGGGCGGTCCGAGCCCGGGCGGGGCGGCGGCCGGGCGGCGAATCCGGCGGATCGGGGCCCGGGAAATCGCCCGCCCGGGGATTTCCGGAATTGCCCTTGATCCATTCTTCTCACCCAGGGTCACCTTAAGTGAGCCTAAAGTCATCCCCGGGCCGGTTCCCCGCCGGGGGTTGACGTGGCTGGACCAAGGAAGACAACGGATTGACAACGAGGTGGGCGCGAAACCGCACCCGCGTTGACGTCCCAAAATGGTCTAGGCCAAGATCCGAAAATCTGGTCTGTACCACTCTGCGCAGACCTCCCCGCCCCGAACCGGAGGACCGCGTTGAAGCGTCAGGTACTGGCCACGCTCAGCACAGCCGCCCTGCTGGCCACCGCCGCGGGCTGCACGTCCGGTAGCTCGTCGCCCGCCTCGACCGACGTCGAGGGGAAGAACGCGACCGGCACCGTGACCGTGTGGCTGATGGACGACGCCCAGAAGAGCTGGCCCGATCTGGTGCAGCAGGTGAACGACGAGTTCGCCGCGAAGTACCCCAACGTCCAGATCAAGCTGAGCTACCACAAGTGGGAGGAGAAGATCTCCGACCTGGACGCCGCCTTCGCCTCCGGCCAGGCCCCCGACGTGGTCGAGCTCGGCAACACCGAGACCCTGAAGTACATCGTCAACGGCTCGCTGCTCAAGCTGGAGCGCGGCACCTTCGACAACTCCGACAACTGGATCAAGGGCCTCGCCGACACCTGCACCTACAAGGAGACGCTCTACTGCGTCCCCTACTACACCGGCGCCCGGGTCAGCATCTACAACTCGAAGATGCTCCAGGACGGGGCCGGCATCGCCGAGCTCCCGCAGAACGAGGACGACATGCTCGCCGCCCTCGACAAGGTCGCCGCCAAGTACAAGAACAGCGCCAACTACTCCTCGCTGTACCTGCCCGGCAACTACTGGTACGCCGCGATGTCCTACGTCGCCGCGTACGGCGGCTCGATCGCCAAGTTCGACGCCGGCGGCAACTGGCACGGCACCCTGCACGAGCCCAAGTCCCAGCAG is part of the Kitasatospora setae KM-6054 genome and harbors:
- a CDS encoding GntR family transcriptional regulator — translated: MSGDRDTAAALAEGSTVPTQTGPATATARVPKYYGLKRHLLQLTETQPAGTPVPPERALAAQFDTSRTTVRQALQELVVEGRLERIQGKGTFVAKPKVAQALQLTSYTEDMRAQGLEPTSRLVEVAYISADERLAPLLDIKPGGRVLRIERLRLANGDPMAIEVAHLSAKRFPALRRNLAKHNSLYTALREVYGVTVAEAEETIETTLANPREAGLLGSDLGLPMLQLSRHSFDADGAPVEWVRSIYRGDRYKFITRLNRPA
- a CDS encoding glycoside hydrolase family 3 protein gives rise to the protein MPGTESADLLRDAGAVLQPGFAGLTAPEWLRRRLGDGELGGVALFGRNIRTPQQVAALTSELYALNGDLLVATDEEGGDVTRLEVVSGSSYPGNLALGEVDDTDLTERVARSIGFDLSSVGVNLNYAPDADVNSNPDNPVIGVRSFGGDGDLAARHTAAYVRGLQSAGVAACAKHFPGHGDTAGDSHLGLPRIDLALDQFAEHLLPFRAAIAAGVKSIMTAHILFDAYDAQLPATMSQRILTGLLREELGFDGLIVTDGIEMGAISGTHGVAAGSVRAIAAGADTICVGGGLHDEDAFVYLRDALVWAVREGRLSADRLHEAAERNRAVARWSAGVRASQVGQQAEVGVGLTAARRALRITGELRPLGGVPHVVEFSPGANIAAGDETPWGVASPLGELVPGTTSSRVAPPATVTEGSGLLHVEVAAEDAEIDTAPLLGAAVGRPLVLVVRDVHRHPWMRRAALALVEHRPDAVLVETGTAHGVAELFAPSGVTTLATYGGSRVCAIAAAEALAGLAVTAAQAG
- a CDS encoding carbohydrate ABC transporter permease — encoded protein: MTDVLPTAPEAQQSALPPVKKPKKSKETEVGRSGAMTWVWNTIALLIAVVMAFPIYWMVLTTFKTNKDLISQDPTFWPSSLSFDSYKTIFDDKDFLPALQNTLILTLGAVVLGVAVGFLAAVAVARFNFRGRSFFIVTMLVVQMVPLMAILIPLFVVMNSAGMTGSLVGVILAYLVFTVPYVIWTLRSFIVNIPAELDEAAMVDGCTQWGAFFRVILPLTLPGLVTTAVYSWIQAWNEFVVASTLLNTAGTKTSMIWLTFYSSTPTRAADYGSQMAGGLLVSLPVIILFVFFQKKVSAGLTAGAVKG
- a CDS encoding carbohydrate ABC transporter permease, which codes for MSVTTNETVTRSESQGPAPVKKPQRRGVFAAGQYIPYTLLLPAVLALVGVLAYPVYRLIDLAFQNVNRYALLAHPERAEYIGFDGFTRVLSDNAFWEVVLRSIYFTAELVFISMALSMLIALLLNRVSNWVRVTVITVMMFVWAIPALVNGQIFRWLFSSNGGVVDYIAFLITGDETWKHYDWFADPTVGLYVVGAAVIIWGALPFLVLGLYAALTQVPKELMEAAKLDGANPFQAFRHVTIPVIRPFLMISAALSFIWDFQVFAQIYSLRNAAPEPGYRTIGTYLYQQGIVSSRYSEASVISIVMILMMLAVLVFYIRQMLKIGANER
- a CDS encoding extracellular solute-binding protein, with the protein product MAAIATVLVASACSSSASSDGKSKGEVLSTDGKGKKITVWLMDDAQKQWNDVVEAAKAEFKQKTGADVDIQWQTWSNYTTKLDTALLSGNAPDAIELGNTQGAKYFDADSFVDLTSVKSKFDNSDKWLDSLAAAGQSADGSKTYAVPYYAGARVMIYRKDLFEAAGVTKAPTTLAELNDALTKVKAANAGTPNFSALYLPGKNWYTATSFGAGSFGVKDVIAKKSGEKWTSTLTDPKFVEGISTWNKLQKDFSVGGTTSDETDQDALMAKGNIAAIVGNGWEVGSVVDEKSGNPALKDKLATIALPGAAAGDPTPAFLGGSVLGVPSSAKNAGLGATFLQIFTNTAQQTALAKHAIPNAKNLVSVYKQAAPANEAAGAAAEGKTWFIPNSPLWSGTNETALKDAFGAIAAGGDPAAELKKAEDGVLKSLNG
- a CDS encoding extracellular solute-binding protein, whose amino-acid sequence is MKRQVLATLSTAALLATAAGCTSGSSSPASTDVEGKNATGTVTVWLMDDAQKSWPDLVQQVNDEFAAKYPNVQIKLSYHKWEEKISDLDAAFASGQAPDVVELGNTETLKYIVNGSLLKLERGTFDNSDNWIKGLADTCTYKETLYCVPYYTGARVSIYNSKMLQDGAGIAELPQNEDDMLAALDKVAAKYKNSANYSSLYLPGNYWYAAMSYVAAYGGSIAKFDAGGNWHGTLHEPKSQQGLQHFVDLVRKYNKSGDYKINESDQAKVLGHEKAGLIYANGWELGIATAPITGTPALEGSLKIAAMPGPNGKPLPSFIGGSDLAVTAKSQNAKVAADWVRMFTSTKSEQLLADKDTLPNNLVQLAPLKNKPATSAAANAVQDAWFTPLAPGWGTIEKQNVLVNMLNAIFAGKSVDQATKEADAQIDELINNAG